One Aegilops tauschii subsp. strangulata cultivar AL8/78 chromosome 7, Aet v6.0, whole genome shotgun sequence genomic window carries:
- the LOC109760345 gene encoding uncharacterized protein produces MLPGRFLGQKKVRPPTGPPTTPRTPTPAATSRPSTMVAPRVPSTKSPRVATPVASRSSARVASSTASRTSAMAVPPTRSRVSTTSAQPATSRTSTTANPHATSRTSTTANQSATSRTSTTANQHATSRTSTTTNPSATSRTSTTTNSSMTSRMSAASVTVAPSATSRMSARAARSAATSRASTGATVASNRSTTLQPGAPTSRTARTKAPPFSATTSCSRATPTRPPVPSMRR; encoded by the coding sequence ATGTTGCCAGGAAGGTTTCTCGGTCAGAAGAAGGTGAGGCCACCGACTGGTCCGCCCACAACCCCAAGAACACCAACCCCGGCGGCTACCTCAAGACCATCAACAATGGTGGCTCCGCGCGTGCCCTCAACAAAGTCACCAAGGGTGGCTACACCTGTGGCCTCAAGATCGTCAGCAAGAGTGGCTTCCTCCACCGCATCAAGAACGTCAGCAATGGCAGTTCCGCCCACGCGCTCAAGAGTATCAACAACGTCGGCTCAACCCGCTACCTCGAGAACTTCAACAACGGCTAATCCACACGCGACCTCAAGAACGTCAACAACGGCAAATCAGTCCGCGACCTCAAGAACTTCAACGACTGCAAATCAGCATGCAACCTCAAGAACGTCAACAACGACAAATCCGTCCGCAACCTCAAGAACATCAACAACGACAAATTCGTCCATGACCTCAAGAATGTCAGCGGCATCAGTGACGGTGGCTCCTTCTGCGACCTCAAGAATGTCAGCAAGAGCCGCTCGTTCTGCTGCGACCTCAAGAGCGTCAACAGGAGCAACGGTGGCCTCAAACCGGTCGACGACACTGCAGCCAGGTGCGCCGACCTCAAGAACGGCTAGGACGAAAGCCCCACCCTTTTCTGCGACAACAAGTTGTAGTCGTGCCACTCCCACACGTCCACCAGTTCCCAGCATGCGTCGATGA
- the LOC109760188 gene encoding uncharacterized protein — translation MFTSDRLNELHIKDHVPVILDLDSPSYNAWRTYFALLFHSYRLIEHVDGSVDFHDMKDDDEWLAVDACIVKWLFLTISGGLFNMVNSRDPSAYAMWTRLCDLFPDNQLQRRVFLQGEFFTMQQNDLSIDEYCTRLKVLADELRDVGMNIDDSVLLTNLLRGLHPDLGQSAANLSLVMPTYAKTVTYLCMEEKRLHHSARQVTHATLHVGLAAGHSALSAPPAPRAPTPTPQPAPAPSGGRKQKGGGGRGCNANTAQRPPATNAAAPPLPWLSGYNPFYT, via the coding sequence ATGTTCACCTCCGACCGCCTCAATGAACTTCACATCAAAGACCACGTACCCGTCATCCTCGACCTCGACTCGCCATCCTACAACGCATGGCGCACCTACTTCGCGCTGCTCTTCCACTCTTACCGTCTCATCGAGCATGTTGACGGGAGCGTCGACTTCCACGACATGAAGGACGACGACGAGTGGCTTGCTGTGGACGCCTGCATCGTCAAGTGGCTCTTCCTCACCATCTCCGGCGGCCTCTTCAACATGGTGAACTCCCGCGACCCGTCGGCGTACGCTATGTGGACGCGGCTGTGTGACCTCTTCCCCGACAATCAACTCCAACGCCGCGTCTTCCTTCAAGGGGAGTTCTTCACTATGCAGCAAAACGATCTTTCGATCGATGAGTATTGCACGCGGCTGAAGGTTCTTGCCGACGAGCTGCGCGATGTCGGCATGAACATCGACGACTCTGTCCTCCTCACCAACCTCCTTCGCGGCCTCCACCCCGACCTTGGCCAGTCCGCCGCCAACCTCTCCCTCGTCATGCCGACGTACGCGAAGACAGTCACGTACCTTTGCATGGAGGAGAAGCGCCTCCATCACTCCGCCCGGCAGGTGACCCACGCCACACTTCACGTCGGCCTCGCCGCTGGCCACAGCGCTCTTTCAGCCCCGCCAGCGCCGCGCGCGCCTACTCCCACCCCACAACCCGCGCCCGCGCCCTCTGGTGGCCGCAAGCAGAAGGGTGGCGGGGGTCGGGGCTGCAACGCCAACACGGCGCAGCGCCCTCCCGCGACCAACGCGGCTGCTCCCCCTCTGCCGTGGCTCTCGGGGTACAATCCTTTCTACACATAG
- the LOC109760335 gene encoding uncharacterized protein, with translation MFPAKFLGQKKARSPAGAPTTPRTPTPATTSRPSTTVAPPVASTTLPRVATPVASRSSARVASSTASRTSAMAAQPAGSRISATSAQPATSRTPATANPRASSRTSTTANRYATSTTTTSNPHAISRTSTTANSYTSSRTSTASATVAPLVTSRMSTRAAPSGTSRTSTRATVASNQPTTLRPGASTSRTARTTAPPLSATTSRSRAAPTRPTASSTRR, from the coding sequence ATGTTTCCAGCAAAGTTTCTCGGTCAGAAGAAGGCGAGGTCACCGGCGGGTGCGCCCACAACCCCAAGAACACCAACACCGGCGACTACCTCAAGACCGTCAACAACAGTGGCTCCGCCGGTGGCCTCAACAACGTTACCAAGGGTGGCTACACCTGTGGCCTCAAGATCTTCAGCAAGGGTGGCTTCCTCCACTGCATCAAGAACGTCAGCAATGGCAGCTCAGCCCGCGGGCTCAAGAATATCAGCAACGTCGGCTCAACCCGCTACCTCAAGAACGCCGGCAACGGCAAATCCGCGTGCGAGCTCAAGAACTTCAACAACGGCGAATCGGTATGCGACCTCAACAACGACAACCTCAAATCCGCATGCGATCTCAAGAACGTCAACAACGGCAAATTCATACACGAGCTCAAGAACGTCAACAGCATCAGCGACGGTGGCTCCTCTTGTGACCTCGAGAATGTCAACAAGAGCTGCTCCGTCTGGGACCTCACGAACGTCAACTAGAGCAACAGTGGCCTCAAACCAGCCAACGACGTTGCGTCCGGGTGCATCGACCTCAAGAACGGCTAGGACGACGGCCCCGCCCTTGTCTGCGACGACAAGTCGTAGTCGTGCCGCTCCCACACGTCCAACCGCTTCTAGCACACGCCGATGA